One stretch of Pyrenophora tritici-repentis strain M4 chromosome 4, whole genome shotgun sequence DNA includes these proteins:
- a CDS encoding C6 zinc finger domain containing protein, whose translation MSSPRATPSHDTFSNAKRRKVRKGTHSCWECKRRKMKCIFDPHIASTSCNGCRQRGSPCISQEFVVDDTHIAHSGNDGASLNTPRPIATPSDDGRRADSSVLTPVSVDSEPSRYFPSRKSSDQSSTVRSNNEASTFQMQHERLSRYLHESLPSREDTERICKASRHSSILAHELLTMPYDTLFRNGLKTPDSLLAIPESHVHPVLIARHMLQLATFLQHLHPDLHKEIKVLSEPPRVIMERLVDIAIHHVTTNDQLLGSIESLECIMMESLYQANIGNLRRSWVAGRRAMSIAQLMGLHRSNSQSQYKVLDPKTEHYPQLMWLRIVTLDRHLCLLLGIPQGCTDRNMASETCLANDTPMGRLERRHCALMSRILERNECSPSAQHLAITREIDLELQKAARGLASKWWLPPKFNTVSADLQTHFWDMRRLLAQIFHYNLLIQLHLTYMLRVSSAESKHDYSRMTCVNASREVLSRYITLRNFNRIAYSCRTVDFIALMAAMALLLAHLDCHRAGADNPLAHQYLSDRAMIEQVQENMHEVNKLNSDALSAQSADLLRKLLAIEIEAGDTRVSVSGAGNEVVQQDGSTREEDGVVSVQIPYFGIIRIGRDTLTESQAAATATMHGTAPLQLDRFLATNTNTNSDPIHIDSR comes from the exons ATGTCGTCTCCACGTGCTACACCGTCACATGACACCTTCTCGAACGCTAAGCGGAGAAAGGTCCGCAAAGGCACCCACAGCTGTTGGGAATGCAAGCGGAGGAAGATGAAGTGCATTTTCGATCCGCATATTGCCAGTACTTCCTGCAATGGATGCAGACAGCGTGGCTCTCCATGCATCAGCCAGGAGTTTGTGGTGGACGACACCCATATTGCGCACAGTGGCAACGATGGCGCGTCTCTCAACACCCCGAGGCCCATTGCGACTCCTAGTGACGATGGGAGAAGAGCCGACAGTAGCGTTCTCACACCTGTTTCAGTAGACTCTGAGCCTTCACGATACTTCCCCTCTCGCAAGTCCTCAGAT CAATCTTCTACGGTCAGGAGCAACAATGAGGCATCAACATTTCAAATGCAACATGAGAGGCTTTCCAGGTATCTGCATGAGTCACTACCGTCACGGGAAGATACGGAGCGCATCTGCAAAGCCAGTCGTCACTCTTCCATACTTGCCCACGAGCTCTTAACCATGCCATACGACACTCTCTTTCGAAACGGTCTCAAGACTCCTGATAGCCTGCTTGCCATCCCAGAATCACATGTACATCCTGTTCTGATCGCGAGGCACATGCTCCAGCTTGCGACGTTCTTGCAGCACCTCCACCCCGATCTTCACAAAGAAATCAAAGTTCTTTCTGAGCCCCCACGCGTCATCATGGAACGTTTAGTTGATATCGCAATCCACCACGTGACGACCAACGACCAGCTTTTGGGCAGTATAGAAAGTCTTGAGTGTATCATGATGGAGAGTTTGTACCAAGCAAACATTGGAAACCTTCGAAGAAGCTGGGTCGCGGGCCGAAGAGCGATGAGTATCGCACAATTGATGGGTCTCCATCGATCCAACAGCCAATCGCAGTACAAGGTACTTGATCCTAAGACGGAGCATTACCCACAACTGATGTGGCTCCGCATCGTCACCTTAGACCGACACCTGTGTCTTCTCCTGGGCATACCGCAAGGATGCACCGACCGCAACATGGCCTCCGAAACTTGCCTTGCCAACGATACCCCAATGGGTCGTCTCGAGCGCAGGCACTGCGCACTGATGTCTCGTATTCTGGAGCGTAATGAATGCAGTCCCAGTGCTCAACATCTTGCCATCACCCGCGAAATCGATTTGGAGCTGCAAAAAGCCGCTCGTGGCCTCGCAAGCAAGTGGTGGCTGCCACCCAAGTTCAACACTGTCTCTGCCGATCTACAAACTCATTTTTGGGACATGCGGCGTCTTCTTGCGCAGATATTCCACTACAACCTGCTTATACAGCTGCATCTGACATACATGTTGCGCGTGTCGTCTGCTGAGAGTAAACACGACTACTCGCGGATGACGTGCGTAAATGCGTCGCGTGAAGTCCTGTCGCGCTACATCACACTGCGTAACTTCAACCGCATCGCCTACAGCTGCCGTACCGTCGATTTTATTGCACTCATGGCGGCTATGGCGCTGCTTCTTGCACACTTGGACTGTCATCGAGCTGGAGCGGATAATCCGCTCGCGCACCAATATTTGAGCGATCGTGCCATGATCGAGCAAGTCCAGGAGAACATGCATGAGGTTAACAAACTAAATTCTGACGCACTGAGTGCTCAGAGTGCAGATTTGCTGAGGAAGTTACTGGCGATAGAGATAGAGGCCGGCGATACACGAGTGAGCGTGAGTGGGGCGGGCAATGAGGTTGTGCAACAAGATGGTTCGACACGAGAAGAGGACGGCGTAGTCAGCGTTCAAATTCCATACTTTGGGATTATTCGCATCGGACGAGATACCTTGACCGAAAGCCAAGCTGCAGCGACTGCTACCATGCATGGGACAGCTCCGCTGCAGCTGGATCGATTCCTAgccaccaacaccaacaccaactCCGATCCGATACATATTGATTCCCGA TGA
- a CDS encoding Polyketide synthase module protein, with protein MKTSHQTVLLFGDVTDSWVEGIDHVYMQAATKPWLQSFLDNLFSAIKTETKAMDRVLQESCKGCSSLQELAERYRHTGDEFGMAHAMLIYAVRAVVLLEAVNREPHILDSSRPRPEIIGISGGLFSAAVMSISTNFETLYAACIEAGRIWSRLCNLTLVRSRAMEERPGTWGWAILGISAAELGETLEQFQSSMGIPSSKRAKVGVLGDRWSTIIGPPSVIELALSECPSLKNLPKNELNIHALQHTLSISEADIDYIVGHSPLLETPLRPGYRIHGLDDDSPEASYPEWRHLLSASAYQTLSRPLDITQAVSNLDAALEASQHIDAKIIGPSSHTTYLAKVLQTAGRGVSIQNDLSTSPQTSGTSNGIAIVGMAGKGPGSDDLEEFWNVILKGLDLHEEVPSDRFNLEEYYSPKHPPAGPGKCTMTCRHGCFMNNPGHFDSKFFHISPREAMLMDPTHRLFLMNAYEALEMAGYSDGQTKSTDPTRIATFFGQCNDDWHVVGHRALGCDAYTLQAVQRAFGPGRLAFQFNWEGPTYALDSACAATSSCIHLACMSLITRDIDMAVSGAANVLSTPHSFTSLSRSGVLSDSGNCKTYRNDADGYCRADFSGAVVLKRLDDAIAQNDNILAVISSSARNHSGNSTSITTSDAAAQERLFHKVLRNARVTPEDISYVEMHGTGTQVGDKAEIGAVSSVFSKRSDGRPLPVGAIKANIGHSEAAAGMSSLLKSILMFQNNTIPPQAGMPHTLNPNFPPLHEINIKIPSEPLEFKASGNKPRRILLNNFDASGGNSCLLLEDYTDTKERNADVRSAHTIVTSARTQLSHVLNKKRLLKWLRSNPNTRIEDLAYTTTARRMHHPIRSAITASTTPEVISKLETEIERKDSSSGQHASPVVFVFTGQGSHYGGMGAELYRSSSIFRERVDLCASICAGNDFPLFLDIITDETVNVSTKNAAQVQLAVLTLEMALTHFWRSAGIEPTMVMGHSLGEYAALHAAGVLSLADALYLIGHRALLLLEQCEPDSCSMLSVSMPVDKVRNHVTKIRSSSCNVACINSSTSTVVSGTAEDLAEFQSSITAQDTKVRAKTLPLPYAFHSFQMDPILEDYSRIAAGVTYSAPKIPVASTLLGSVIEREGIFTQEYMVQQTRQAVDFVGGLVAVKSKLADPLWLEVGPAPVCISFVRDTLSAPASKMMHSFQPKTSNWMSLSKTLAAMYTSGVDIDWLALHAPYESNLKLLTLPSYAWDTKNFWITHTDRVTEVVSEQSPVTSSEPSISTCAQYLVSKSSSPKIRVTLRASISDPGFVGLMDGHKMQGVGLCSGSVFCEAAFAATKYALEYSGRKNVTQPWLTLHDPELLLPLTKKLVGPDGDLVTTAVMDSPSAETISVTFKATSASTSHDLGNCVVKVRDPTRSQVEWDRISYFIKARMDETIKNAKEGQGHRMQPEVFYALFGNAVEFSPEFQGINEAYIAKDFQEAAAIVTLPHDPSGTRFTFSPYWGEALVHLAGFTVNGNPGKSPKTTFIVMGFASVEQTAPLVPGKQYMTYTRISKWVKDTAYCDAIVFDPESSKIILQCIDLRYQELPRATWKHILEGPHGTPMAHAHKPPVRDIRRDAETRELQQPTPATVPVQQKTINEPQQQEEESAADAGLFDAILDSISKATGTDPSEITDDTMIADLGVDSIMAIEVVATVKANSGVDLPAAFVFEYPTIGDLRKEFGANKPTAEKPKFSTAPSSAGSSIPSSPNSLAHPMSEAASSLSLTSTSLSDRDELLPLERQRKTKREQKQPVKIDDDTSPEPVVRITLLQGRPSSKRIPFYMMADGTGTIATYIHLPSFKSKMPVYGIDSPFLRCPKRLTKEVGIEGVARLIVDALIRAQPEGPLMIGGYSAGSIVAYEVCRQLGKAGRKVDGLLLMDMCCPRSSLLDEDKMNSDDDASYAIFETAVAKDGLWSASDTTQLHFRAYHVAMHAYHPPYMTEQERPARTAVIWAEKGMVNRVVGNEKLMKMLVDQGIPTTSYPGYMEDPKLGCFACLMPDRKKADLGPNGWEKYTAGEVLALSVPGDHLDLPMPGHVHLLHAQMEKAFAYIEE; from the exons ATGAAAACCAGCCATCAAACAGTTCTTCTCTTTGGAGATGTCACGGATTCATGGGTTGAGGGCATCGATCATGTCTATATGCAGGCTGCAACAAAGCCATGGCTTCAGTCGTTCTTGGACAATCTCTTTTCCGCCATCAAGACAGAAACCAAAGCTATGGACCGAGTCCTGCAAGAAAGTTGTAAGGGTTGCTCCAGTCTTCAAGAGTTGGCCGAGAGATATCGACACACCGGAGATGAGTTTGGTATGGCGCATGCCATGCTGATCTATGCGGTCCGAGCTGTGGTTCTCCTAGA GGCTGTAAATCGGGAGCCGCATATACTTGACTCAAGCCGACCTAGGCCCGAGATTATCGGTATCTCCGGAGGCCTTTTCAGTGCCGCGGTGATGTCAATCTCGACCAACTTCGAAACTCTTTATGCAGCATGCATCGAGGCTGGTCGTATATGGTCAAGACTCTGCAATCTTACCTTGGTAAGATCAAGGGCCATGGAGGAGCGCCCCGGTACTTGGGGCTGGGCCATTCTCGGTATCTCAGCAGCAGAGCTGGGTGAAACCCTGGAACAGTTTCAAAGTTCCATG GGCATTCCTTCCTCCAAGAGAGCAAAGGTCGGAGTCCTCGGAGATCGATGGAGTACGATCATAGGGCCTCCTTCTGTTATAGAGCTTGCCTTGAGCGAATGTCCTAGTTTGAAGAATCTTCCAAAGAATGAGCTCAACATCCATGCTCTTCAACATACCTTGAGCATCTCAGAGGCTGATATCGACTACATCGTTGGACATTCCCCGCTACTAGAGACACCCCTACGTCCTGGCTACAGGATACATGGATTGGATGACGATTCTCCGGAAGCAAGCTACCCAGAATGGAGACATCTCCTGAGCGCTTCAGCATACCAGACCTTATCACGGCCTCTGGACATCACTCAGGCTGTCAGCAATCTGGACGCCGCTCTGGAAGCATCACAGCATATTGATGCCAAGATCATCGGTCCTAGTAGCCACACAACATATCTTGCCAAGGTCCTACAGACCGCGGGAAGGGGGGTGTCTATCCAGAACGATTTATCTACAAGCCCACAAACTTCAGGTACAAGTAACGGTATCGCCATTGTCGGCATGGCAGGCAAGGGACCAGGCAGCGATGACCTCGAAGAATTCTGGAATGTCATATTAAAAGGTCTCGATCTACATGAAGAAGTCCCATCCGATCGATTCAACTTGGAAGAATACTATTCGCCCAAGCATCCACCAGCCGGCCCAGGCAAATGTACCATGACCTGCCGTCACGGGTGCTTCATGAATAATCCTGGACACTTCGACTCCAAGTTCTTCCATATATCGCCCAGAGAAGCTATGCTCATGGACCCTACTCATCGATTGTTCTTGATGAACGCATATGAGGCCCTCGAGATGGCGGGATATTCAGATGGTCAAACCAAGAGTACCGATCCGACGAGGATTGCAACCTTCTTTGGCCAATGCAACGACGATTGGCATGTGGTTGGTCATCGCGCTCTGGGATGCGATGCCTACACTCTGCAGGCTGTTCAGCGTGCCTTCGGGCCAGGTCGACTTGCTTTCCAATTCAACTGGGAGGGACCGACGTATGCGCTTGACTCTGCTTGTGCAGCCACAAGTTCCTGCATTCATCTTGCTTGCATGAGCTTGATCACAAGAGACATAGATATGGCTGTGTCAGGGGCTGCAAACGTGTTGTCGACTCCTCATTCTTTCACCAGCCTGAGCAGATCAGGGGTCTTATCTGATTCGGGTAACTGTAAGACTTATCGGAACGATGCGGATGGTTACTGCCGTGCCGACTTTTCAGGTGCCGTGGTTCTGAAAAGGCTCGATGATGCTATTGCCCAGAATGACAACATTTTGGCTGTCATCTCTTCCTCGGCCAGGAACCATTCTGGAAACTCTACATCCATCACAACATCTGATGCTGCTGCCCAGGAACGATTGTTTCACAAGGTCTTGCGAAATGCACGCGTCACGCCCGAAGATATCTCATACGTCGAGATGCACGGTACAGGGACCCAAGTCGGCGATAAAGCAGAGATAGGGGCGGTTTCCAGTGTCTTCTCGAAAAGAAGTGATGGCAGACCTCTGCCTGTGGGAGCTATCAAGGCAAATATAGGTCACAGTGAAGCG GCAGCAGGAATGTCCTCACTACTTAAGAGCATTCTCATGTTCCAAAACAACACGATACCACCACAGGCAGGAATGCCTCACACTCTCAATCCCAATTTCCCCCCTTTACATGAAATCAACATCAAAATCCCCTCCGAGCCTCTCGAATTCAAGGCATCAGGCAACAAGCCTAGACGAATACTTCTCAACAACTTTGATGCATCG GGCGGCAACTCATGCCTACTACTGGAGGACTACACGGATACGAAGGAAAGAAACGCCGATGTTAGGTCCGCCCATACCATTGTTACGTCAGCGAGAACACAGTTGTCGCACGTTCTCAACAAGAAGAGGCTTCTGAAATGGCTTCGATCGAATCCCAACACGCGCATCGAAGACCTGGCGTACACAACTACTGCGAGAAGGATGCATCATCCCATCAGATCGGCGATTACTGCATCAACTACTCCAGAGGTCATTTCAAAACTTGAAACCGAAATCGAACGCAAAGATAGCTCTTCAGGGCAGCATGCTTCCCCTGTTGTATTCGTCTTCACTGGGCAGGGATCCCATTATGGAGGTATGGGTGCCGAGCTGTATCGCTCAAGTTCCATCTTCCGTGAGAGAGTCGACCTATGTGCCTCCATCTGTGCTGGAAATGACTTCCCTCTCTTCTTGGACATCATCACCGATGAAACAGTCAATGTGTCTACAAAGAATGCAGCTCAGGTACAACTCGCTGTATTAACTTTGGAAATGGCCCTCACCCATTTCTGGCGATCAGCTGGAATTGAGCCTACCATGGTAATGGGACACAGTCTTGGAGAGTATGCCGCCCTACACGCCGCTGGTGTTCTGTCTTTGGCAGACGCTTTGTATCTCATTGGCCATCGCGCTCTTCTACTCTTGGAGCAATGCGAACCCGACTCCTGTTCTATGCTGTCAGTATCCATGCCAGTGGACAAAGTTCGGAACCACGTTACAAAGATACGTTCCTCTTCCTGTAATGTTGCTTGCATCAACAGCTCTACCTCTACTGTTGTTAGTGGTACTGCCGAAGATCTTGCAGAGTTCCAATCGAGCATTACAGCGCAAGACACAAAGGTTCGTGCGAAGACATTACCTCTCCCATATGCCTTCCATTCTTTCCAGATGGATCCAATACTGGAGGACTACTCTCGCATTGCGGCAGGTGTGACTTATTCAGCACCCAagatcccagtggcttcAACTTTGCTTGGATCTGTCATTGAAAGAGAGGGGATTTTCACCCAGGAGTACATGGTCCAGCAGACACGCCAAGCGGTCGACTTTGTTGGTGGCCTTGTCGCTGTAAAGTCAAAGTTGGCTGACCCACTTTGGCTTGAAGTCGGGCCTGCACCAGTCTGCATATCTTTCGTGCGAGATACCCTTTCCGCTCCAGCTTCCAAGATGATGCATAGTTTTCAGCCAAAGACTAGCAACTGGATGTCCTTGTCGAAAACTCTCGCGGCCATGTACACTAGTGGTGTTGACATCGACTGGCTCGCACTCCATGCGCCATACGAAAGCAACCTCAAGTTGTTGACACTTCCTTCCTACGCATGGGACACGAAAAATTTCTGGATAACTCATACCGACAGGGTCACAGAAGTAGTTTCCGAACAGTCCCCGGTTACCTCATCCGAACCAAGCATCTCTACCTGTGCTCAGTATCTTGTCTCCAAGTCATCTTCTCCAAAAATACGGGTCACGCTTCGGGCTTCAATTTCCGACCCGGGATTTGTGGGACTTATGGATGGCCACAAAATGCAAGGTGTTGGACTATGTTCTGGAAGCGTCTTCTGCGAAGCTGCTTTTGCAGCGACTAAGTATGCCCTCGAATACAGTGGAAGGAAGAACGTAACACAGCCCTGGTTGACTCTCCACGACCCTGAGCTTCTTTTGCCCCTTACGAAGAAGCTAGTGGGCCCTGACGGCGATCTCGTCACTACAGCTGTAATGGACAGCCCCTCTGCCGAGACGATTTCTGTTACATTCAAAGCTACATCTGCAAGTACATCACATGATCTCGGTAATTGCGTAGTCAAAGTTCGCGACCCTACCAGAAGTCAGGTTGAATGGGACCGAATATCGTACTTCATCAAAGCCAGGATGGACGAGACGATCAAAAATGCCAAAGAAGGACAGGGTCATAGAATGCAACCAGAGGTCTTCTATGCGCTTTTCGGCAACGCCGTTGAGTTTTCGCCGGAGTTCCAAGGTATCAACGAGGCCTACATTGCGAAAGATTTCCAGGAGGCTGCAGCAATAGTCACTCTTCCACATGATCCTAGCGGTACTAGATTCACATTCTCACCTTATTGGGGTGAGGCTCTTGTGCATTTAGCCGGCTTCACGGTAAATGGCAACCCGGGCAAATCTCCCAAGACCACGTTCATCGTCATGGGTTTCGCGAGTGTCGAGCAGACGGCCCCCCTGGTTCCCGGGAAGCAGTATATGACATACACTCGTATCTCGAAGTGGGTCAAGGACACAGCATACTGCGACGCGATTGTCTTTGATCCCGAATCTTCCAAGATCATCTTACAGTGTATCGATCTTCGTTACCAAGAGCTTCCCCGGGCTACCTGGAAGCATATACTCGAGGGACCACATGGGACTCCCATGGCACACGCACACAAACCTCCTGTCAGAGACATCAGGAGGGACGCTGAAACAAGAGAGTTGCAACAACCCACTCCAGCCACAGTGCCAGTACAACAAAAGACAATAAATGAGCCCCAACAGCAGGAGGAAGAATCTGCTGCGGACGCAGGGCTATTCGATGCAATCTTGGACAGCATTTCGAAAGCCACAGGTACCGATCCCTCTGAAATCACGGACGACACAATGATAGCCGATCTCGGCGTTGACTCCATCATGGCCATCGAAGTTGTCGCCACTGTAAAGGCTAACTCAGGGGTTGATTTGCCCGCTGCATTCGTCTTCGAGTATCCTACTATCGGTGATCTTCGGAAAGAATTTGGAGCGAACAAGCCCACGGCTGAAAAGCCGAAATTCAGCACAGCCCCCTCTAGTGCTGGGTCTTCCATCCCGTCAAGCCCCAATTCATTGGCTCACCCGATGTCTGAAGCGGCTTCTTCGCTCTCTCTTACTTCGACATCTCTTAGTGACAGGGACGAGTTGTTGCCCCTCGAACGCCAGAGAAAAACCAAGAGAGAACAGAAGCAACCGGTCAAGATAGATGATGACACATCACCGGAGCCCGTCGTCCGAATCACGCTCCTGCAAGGCCGTCCCAGCTCCAAAAGAATTCCGTTCTATATGATGGCTGACGGTACAGGAACGATTGCAACGTATATCCACCTGCCGTCCTTCAAGTCAAAAATGCCTGTATACGGCATCGACTCGCCATTCCTCCGCTGCCCGAAGAGATTGACCAAAGAAGTTGGCATTGAAGGGGTAGCAAGACTCATCGTTGATGCGCTCATCAGAGCACAGCCCGAGGGTCCGCTCATGATTGGAGGTTATTCGGCCGGCTCCATCGTTGCATACGAGGTTTGTCGCCAACTGGGCAAAGCCGGCCGCAAGGTGGATGGTCTGCTGCTGATGGACATGTGCTGTCCACGATCCAGTCTCTTGGATGAAGACAAGATGAACTCGGACGACGATGCCAGCTACGCCATTTTCGAAACCGCGGTTGCAAAAGATGGGCTCTGGAGCGCCTCCGATACCACCCAACTGCATTTCCGCGCCTATCATGTCGCCATGCACGCCTACCACCCGCCGTACATGACGGAACAGGAAAGACCGGCTCGCACGGCTGTCATCTGGGCTGAGAAGGGCATGGTCAATCGCGTGGTTGGCAATGAGAAGCTGATGAAGATGTTGGTGGACCAAGGTATCCCGACGACATCGTATCCTGGTTACATGGAAGACCCCAAGCTAGGTTGCTTCGCCTGCTTGATGCCAGACCGTAAGAAGGCTGACCTTGGGCCGAATGGTTGGGAGAAGTATACTGCTGGTGAGGTTTTGGCGCTTTCGGTGCCTGGAGACCATCTCGATCTGCCCATGCCTGGCCATGTCCACTTGCTTCATGCTCAGATGGAGAAGGCATTTGCTTATATTGAGGAATAG
- a CDS encoding CHD5 domain containing protein, whose translation MPSLLLVVFILQLLLHIINTVGANTVNELLWVLYNKLPTPTSGSAQRCQVLKQDIVRLKRELGNTSPQDNFSKWAKLDRQHNKAMAEYQKLDGSLRSHQATFTSAVSTVRWLGTQGLRFVLQFWFSRSPMFWMPAGWVPYYVEWILSFPRAPLGSVSINVWGIACASIISLAAEATAAIWVLVTHKPTPMAAEKQREKQEAMAFSANQKPAEKEL comes from the exons ATGCCTTCCCTCCTTCTGGTAGTCTTCATTCTGCAGTTATTGCTCCACATCATTAACACGGTGGGCGCAAACACGGTCAACGAGCTG CTATGGGTCCTCTACAATAAGCTGCCAACCCCGACATCCGGATCCGCGCAGAGATGCCAGGTTCTGAAGCAGGACATTGTCCGGTTGAAGCGCGAACTTGGGAACACGTCGCCACAGGATAATTTCTCCAAATGGGCAAAGCTGGACAGACAACATAACAAGGCTATGGCGGAATATCAGAAGCTGG ATGGCTCCCTCCGCTCTCACCAGGCCACGTTTACATCTGCCGTCTCGACAGTTCGCTGGCTCGGCACTCAAGGTCTTCGCTTCGTCCTCCAGTTCTGGTTCTCCAGGTCGCCCATGTTTTGGATGCCTGCAGGCTGGGTCCCATACTACGTCGAGTGGATATTGAGCTTCCCGCGCGCGCCGTTGGGGAGTGTGAGCATCAACGTGTGGGGTATTGCATGCGCGAGTATCATTTCGCTGGCAGCAGAGGCAACAGCAGCTATATGGGTACTTGTCACGCACAAGCCGACACCCATGGCTGCTGAGAAACAGCGCGAGAAGCAAGAGGCTATGGCCTTTAGTGCCAACCAAAAGCCCGCGGAGAAGGAGTTGTAA